Below is a window of Tachysurus fulvidraco isolate hzauxx_2018 chromosome 11, HZAU_PFXX_2.0, whole genome shotgun sequence DNA.
CGAAGTGCGTCTGCGTGGTGGCTGTCCTGCTGACTGGGTATGGCTGGTGCCTCCCATGTCTGGATCTCTGACCCCTGTGTTCCACCAGGAGATGATCAACTACATTATGTCCCCCTTTTACTACTACCAGGTAGAATTCATTCTGCAACTTCTTTACTAGAACAGTAAAGGCACAGTGCCTGGTGACATAAGTCCAAAATGTTCTTATTTATGTTGGGAAAATTAGCTTTTAGAAGCCAAATTGTAACGCTATACTTTATTAACCATGTTGTTACTATTTCTGTTATTTGAAGCCTGATCCCTGGTTAACATATGTCTGGAAAGACGAGACAAAAGGACTAAAGAAACGCAGAAAAATTAGCTTCAGCGCCCTTACAAAGTAAGACGACCTCACtgtgttacattttaatgttgtaCAAATTTGAAGACTCTTTTCCAATGTTCATATTTTAATTTATCCTTTGCTTAAATTCTGATTTTCTTAGGGCAGTGGTGTTCGCTCAAATACTCATGCAGTCTGCCTTGAAAAAGAGAGTGCCTTGCACCATCCTCTTTGCTACTGAAACTGGAAAATCACAAACCTTTGCCAAAAAGCTCAAGTCAATGCTCAGCAGTGCTTTCAATCCCAGGGTAAGAAAACCATCCACACATATAATCCACATTTTTCATGCTATGGAGAAGctctatttatgtatttatgtatctGTGAGATAAACACCTAAATcatcgattttttttattgttacagCTACTTTGCATGGAGGACTACAATTTTCAGGATCTCAAGAATGAGCGGTTTTTGATGGTCATCACCAGTACATTTGGCAATGGAGACCCTCCAGGAAACGGCGAGGTACAGTAGGTCATATCATGgaagtgtatgtactgtatgtatgtacagtatgtagttgTTCAAAGATGTTGCAGTAAAAGCAGTTTGAAAAGGTTCCTTCCTGCAAATCTATTGAAGGAATGATATGTTAACTCTTTAACTCTTTGTAATGCAGCAGAAAAAGAATCCAATGGTAATAAAAAGAACTTAACTTATAGATCTTAACACCATGTTTTCTTCTTTCACAGAGTTTCAAGAAGCAGCTCATGAACTTGAATAGGATGCAAAACAACATGAGGTGAGTCTGGAGTATGTCTGGTGACGATAACGACTAACAACTTCAAAATTGATGAACAAGAGGTttaagtaatgtttttttttcttttcaattgcATAGGTACTGTGTTTTTGGCCTTGGATCTCGCATGTACCCGCAGTTTTGTGCTTTTGCCCATACTGTGGACAACAAGTTTTCCGAACTGGGAGCCAAACGCGTGGCTTCCATAGGAGAGGGAGATGAGCTCAATGGACAGGAAGAGGCTTTCTCTACCTGGGCTTGCAACATGTTTAAGGTTGGTGGGACACTGTCTACCTCTAATGGCAAGTAAGCataacaacattttattttttctaaagaCTGTATTTCCTTCTATAGGCTGCCTGTGAGGAATTTGGTGTTAAGGGCAAGCTTTCAGGGTCAGAAcatctaacagagacctgggaTGCTCAGAGATACCGAGTTCAACCTGACAGCAGCACCCTAGACCGCATTTCAGGTACCTTATCTAAACTTACATATCACTGGTGATGAGATATTAAATCCATATAATACATGTATTAGTTACTTAGTTTCTTTAATGAAAAGTATATGGTGATGAACAGCATATGTGTTTTGTCTTAACAGCTTTGTCAGCGCTCAACTCTAAAACCGTGTTTCCCATGAAgctgaagaagagaaagaatcTCCAGAGTGCCGAGTCAAGGTCTGCTCTTAATCAACTTACTCTACAGTCTCCACATCTTGCCTTGTTTAGGAATGGTAACAGATCgttttttcacagtttttcacctttgttcctttgtttgttttcagccGCTCTACTTTATTGGTAGAACTTGAGGTGGACAATGGGAAAGATGTCTTAAAGTATGTTGCTGGAGACCATGTGGGCGTGTTCCCAGAAAATTCAAATGAGCTGGTGATGGGCATTCTGAAGCACCTCCCCAATTTTCCTCCCTCCAATCAGACTATCCAACTTGAGTACCTGCCGGGGACTGGCTCTGGTAAAAATACTACTAACTAAAAATCAAAAGGcacaaaaactgaaaaactaGTAGACTTTGTATCTATGATATCTATCTATGGCAGAATTAACAGTCCAAGTGACTAAAATAACTAATAGTTATAGAATTAACTGTTTTAGAGAGCTGCATAAACTTCTGGACTCAAAGAATTTTTTCAATGTGGCGTCCCATAGGAGGCGAAGGATGGCAGACAGATTCTCGTCTCCCAGCATGCTCTGTAACCCAGGCTCTTACATACCTCCTGGATATCACCACACCACCTTCTCAAAGCTTCCTACGCAAGCTCTCACAGTTGACCGAATCAAATGATGACCGACAGCGCCTTCAAGAACTGGCATCGGTATATTAACTTCTTAGTTAATAAACAGCTTCTTTACCTTAGAGTGTCATTCAAAAGTTGCATACGTTCTAAAACTTATTATACAACACTTTTCTACAGGACTTCAAGTGTTACTCAGAATGGAAAGAATTCCGCAAGCCCAACTTCCTGGAGATTCTGGAGGAGTTTCCTTCCCTGGAGCTCTCTGCAACCTTCCTCCTCAGCCAGCTACCCTTGCTGAAGCCCCGTCTCTACTCAGTTAGCTCCTCCCCTGATCTCTACCCTCATGAGCTTCACCTCACTGTGTCTGTGGTCAACTACCGCACCCAAGGTAAAGGACAACgtgtaatattaatctttatgtGTAACATAAGTAGAACAATGCTATTGAATATAAAACTTTGTATTTTAACATCCTATATTGGTTCTTCTTTCTCACCAGGAGGAAAGGGTCCAATTCATCATGGTGTCTGCAGCACATGGTTCAACACACTCAAAGAAGGACAGACAGTTCCCTGCTTTGTTCACGGGTATGTACCCAAATGCTTTCACAGATCACACCATCAAATAAAAGACATCAAATGTAAAAAGGGGGGGGACTTGGGTTTGAGTTCTGTACAGCTTCTGTTTAAATAATCTTGGGTAGGTGGGGTTAAAGTGTTTCAAGGGAAGAGAAACTAGTAAGATCtgtaaaaaaggtttttctcctggtttttagatattaaattaattttcacTATATACCTGATCCTGAATTACCAACACACTGAACGTTTCACATTTACCCCTTTATCTAGTGCGACTTACAAATTATCTCGTTTTTTtaatacatctgagcaattgaggtttaagggccttgctcaggggcctagcaGTGGAACCTTGGTGGCTCAACACTTTATTAACTAGGACTTAGAAGGAAATAGGAGATCaccaaaagtgcaaaaaaaacagaatagagAAATGATATGCAGTTAGGATCTTTAGACACCAGTTGTGGCTTCTTGTCATATCctgatgattatgattatgatttcaGAGCTGGCGGATTCCACCTTCCTCCAGATCCCAACACTCCAACTATCCTAATCGGAGCTGGAAGTGGCATCGCTCCATTCCGCAGCTTCTGGCAGCAACGCTTCCATGACATGAAAAAGACAGGTACTTTCAGATCCAGTTTTGGATAGCCAATCtgaaatattacatatataaaatcagGAGGTTTTTAGTGATTTTGAACAATACGGTAATTGTTAAACTCTTATTGCAGTTTCGCAGGAGAGCTCTATGATGCTGGTGTTTGGATGTCGTAGTTCAGATGCAGATCATCTTTATAAAGAGGAAACATCTCTCATGAAAGAAAATGGCACCTTGAAGAGCATCACTCCAGCATACTCTCGCCAAGCTGGTTACCCCAAGGTATgtcaatttcatttaaaaatataaacttttgaATCTTTCAACAGttctttcacatttttcttAGGAAAAACCTAGTAGAAGTCTGGGGCAAAAGTCTGGGGTGATGCTACTTGATGATTAGCAccttctttatttaatgttgaAAGAAGTGCTAGTAAAGATCGTCAGTGACTCAAACAGTTAAGACtctgggatgctgtataatCAAAAGGTCTGTTGGGTCCTTGagaaagacccttaaccctctctactCCAGggggctgtatcatggctgaccttaACTTCCTAAGCTGGGATATATGAAAAATAGTATTTTGCTGTGCTGTAACATAtatctgacaaaaataaaggcttcttcttctatcAGGCCTGAAAACTCATAAAATCATTTCCAAGTCTCTTTAATATTGCTGTAGCAAGGTAATAGCTAAAGCAAAGATGTTGGGACCTTAAATATAATAGTTACGCAGTGTTATCTTGTGTATAGACAGCTGACTGTGATACCTTAGAGGCATTTGATCTCCATTGAAGCACAGTTGCCAAAGCTTTCCCTCTTTTCTGCCTAGGTGTATGTTCAAGACGTCCTGAAGAAGCAGCTTAGTGAAGAGGTTTGGGAAGCCTTGATCCATAAGTCTggacatgtgtatgtgtgtggaagCATGAACATGGCCCGGGATGTAGCACATGCTATACAAGAGATCTTGGTTAACCGTTTGGGTATAACACTCTCACGGGCTGGAGAATTTCTGGACCAACTGAAGGTAAGCTCTCATTATATCATTGCAGATTGTAGATCCATGATTTCCTAAACATCTGTTATTCTTCAACAAAATATCATTTGCTCGTAAATGTAATGATGATGCTTTTATTTTAGGCTGATAAGAGGTACCATGAGGATATCTTTGGAGCCTAGGTCTGGAAGAAGCAGCACAGGAAGAGCTGTGTTAAAATTGAAggaatatgtttatgtttatcatCATGAGTTGCTTTAACATCAGAGATCCAAAAGTCACTGGTTGAGATCTGACAAGCAGTAATAcatattgtatgtgtgtaaaatataatcGTTTTATTTCTACCAGTCTATGGCATTATTATGGAAATATTTCTATGCTTATATAATATTGAATGTCTCAATGACatcattctgtcatttttttctatcttttgtACATTaataagatataaaatataacctTTAGGATTGATTGGTGTTGCTGAACTCATGACTTTCTCGATGtatacattttgtaaatgtgtCTTTGGTAATATTACAATTgaaatatcttttatttttattttcaactgATTATTCAGCCAATGTGTATGAATGAAATTgtacaataaaatgaattaactGGAAGAACTTTGTGTGCCTTATTTTTCAAGCTGGATACAATCGAATTTATTCGTAACTCACTGAATATTTGTACAAGTTGGAGAAGCTGTTAGGAGACACTCTAATGTGAACCACAGTTGATTGGCTTCAAATTGTATAACCAATTAGTCATCGATTACGTTGTCATGCTTAAAATCACCTTTATTCCAATTACATCTTTATTCCAATCACCAATCTTTATACcaatttaatacaaattatttttcaatCCAGCAACCCAAGCAATCCAAGGCTAGCATTTCATTTAGAGCATATATAATGACACCCTATAAACATAGGAAATGTTGTACGTGTTAGCCGATATGTCGTGTTACAAATAGTATTAGTGCATTTATTCACAAAAATAATTGTGAATAAATGCACTAATACTAtttgctttttacaatgggcttcgtctcaaagcagctttacagaacatacaaacatagaacagaagttaaacataaggggaaaaaagaattaatatagcaaaaaattaagatatatatagttcacagtgtgtatgtatgtatgtatgtatgtatgtatgtatgtatgtatgtatgtatgtatgtatgtatgtatttatttattcccctatgagcaagtctggggggactcaggcagcagtggcaaggaaaaactccctgaaattggtaatgaagaaaccttgagaggaaccggactcaaaggggaacccatcctcatatgggtggaactgggggtgagattacaaatatacagtcaaacaaatgttgaattggtgtaaaatatatatttaataagctgcagcgcccaaaatgtatctgtccgcatggctgtctctatggaactgggcaggaatcatctcccctggagttcttagtcaagcctgacactcatcagccaatcaaaaaaaaagaggctacacaatagccaatcagaaaatagcactattgtatatgggtaagatttaacgcaacaaccaaagaaaaaaagcacatcctggaattgttcagcatcatcctcgttcacccacagagaaaagcactggagctgcgagcatcactttgagcacagagtaagtcatgatctcctgtttaatgttacaaattcacaacttgtttgacacaaatgacattgtgactgctttagagacgtttcccagataatcagcatcagtttttcatgagtgtctgtaacttagccaacagttttacagcctgttcactgacaacacctgctcagaacaagtagtctaggccagtggttctcaaactgggggccctgagatggtgccagggggccccggttcactgacGAGAgtgtattttcgatggtcggtttgaacaaaacctcaacacaaaacagcttgtctctagacgggacattgtcctcaatcatgaccctaaaaatggctgtttttgagctgaactgttttaaatgggagcaacattacaaatgataaaggagtccaaaaaggcaacaaacacttacaataaacaacaccagtcataatctctctctctctctctctctctctcactctcactctcactcacactcacactcagacacacacacacacacacacacacacacacacacacacacacacacacacacacacacacacacacacacacacacacacacacacacttgttttcagttttaccttttatggagttttgtgggtgtggctacaTATAAATAGCTGCATCTTGATGTGGTTAGTGATTAACTGATGATTAGCATTTATCACATGAGAAtgtaacacatttaaaaatctgacagaaatgtttaattcattttggctTAGAAAAAAATATCTACTAAAAGAGTGATAAATGTTGATATCCATCTTAATTTCAAATGTAGCATGTGCATTTAATACGAGCAGTGGTTACTTgacttgttttaaaaaataatatataaatgctGTACTGTACAATTATGTTTTTCAGACATGCgttataaaaatacatatacgGTATGTCCTTAAAGAAATGCCGTAGTTTCGTCTCAGGAAGTCGTGTGCTATGCAgctagtgtggtgtgtgttctgtaatCCCTACCCGTATTCAAACAAATACCGCCTCCCGGTTTGTGATTGGTTGACTTTTCATAACACGAGGAAAAATCCTTCGAATTGCGTGTGAGTATAAATGGATGACCAATCACAACTTAGAGTGTGGTAGCGTACAAGCCAATCCTTATGAAGGGGGCGGAGATTTACGAATACGGGTAGGAAGTGTTAACCTCCGGTGAGCTGAAGAGACATGGGTTTCTAATGACCCTTGATATTTTATTCACGTTTCTATAGATATACATTTTTTCCCAATTGCATGATGGCTGGAAGTCGACTTGAGAAGGTCGGAACTGTTTTTAGCCGGTATGTATGTGGGATTAAAACAATGTATATTCATGACAATGTAAAGATGATCATAGTTACACAAGGTACATGTGCTGTGGAGATGTggcaataaaagtgacttgataAAAGTGACGAGTTATAGTTATATCATTAATGtatatttgcatgtttttaGAGTTTGTTGTATAAAACATGACTTTAGGTTGGCGAATTGAAAATCCATATGGAttgcaaaatcaatcaatcaatcaatcaatcaatcaatcaattgcATATGGGGATCTTTCAGCACCTTGGAAACATTGTCCAGagagtgaagcatggtggtgttGGCATCAGAAACTAGAGATGCTCTGATGCcaacagcatttacatttactcttAACCGGTGTGACTTctattatttatacaactgggtAATTGAGGTTTAAATGCCATGTTCAAGGCAGTTTGATGgtcatgggattcaaactcacaacctcccGGTCATCAGTCTAATACCTTACCTCGGGTTAGGGAATGGAAAACTGGTCAACATCAGAGCCAAATACACGGCCGTCTGCGTAGAAAACCTTTTCCAGTCTGCAAGCGACTTGAGACGAGGTTTCAATTTGAAACAGGACAatgttcaagtcaagtcaagtcaagaagcttttattgtcatttcaaccctATATactatagctgttgcagtacacagtgaaatgagacaacgtttctccagtaTCAGGAtgttacatagaacaaagacagagctataaggacttattaagttagtcctagacacGTAACGTGCATCTATACAACCTgatgtaaacagtgcaggacaaaaatacagtgcaaacaaacactacaagacattacacaaaagacaatgcacaaaaaacagcactgagcagtgtaaatactgtatgtccaatcaatgtgtaaatactgtatgtccaatcaatattgcatgtgcagaaatactggaatgaaccctagtattacagcagcagttactgtacatgtggtATTGTAATGGATTGTGCAAAGCTGGTACTGTATATAGCAAATGTACATGGGTTCAAAACCAAGAACCAGAAAATGTTAGAATGTCTCTGTCAAATGTCAgactttaatttgtttaaagattCTGTGGCAAGATTACAAGAGTTCATTTCCTTTTCAGTTCCAGTTAAAGTACTGTACAAAAGTTCACTGAAGGCGAATACCAAGGCACCGCGAATTTGTAGGATGTCCGATTTAAATGTTTACTCTATCCTCaatgctttttcttcttttttgtcaCTTGTCAAGGGTACGAGATCTCATGCGTGCTGGAGTCATCAAAGAGTCTCAGAAACCTGTTTGGTTCGATGTTTACTCTGCGTTTCCTCCGAAGAGAGAACCCGTCTACGTGAAACCGGCACGATTTCTGCGTCCGAAAACCGAGGAGAATGTGCCGGAAATCTTTTACAAGGAAGATCAAATACGAGCGTAACGTCTTTAAACGTCTTCATTTCTGCTTGGCTTTTGTAGATGGACCGTGTCataatttaaaatgataatacaatttaaataactaataaataacaccgtgctctctttttttttttatcactataGGAAATTCTATGAGTTGTACGGAAATGGACCTAAAGTGTTTGACCTCACAAAAACCAGCTTTGTATCCACCTGCCAGAGGTATGacggtttttaaaaaaaaaataatttataggATTAAACGATAGATTTCCATGTCTTTTAGATATTTGAAACGATGTAAAGAAAGCAGAGTAATGCAAGTAATGGCATCTGCTATGTAAATGCTACAACACATCCATCAAACCCATTAAACAACCAACAAATACACCTGAAACGTCTTTTAACTATTAATGGGGAAAAGTctacattattttcattatataatGACTGTAgtctacattatattataagtATTTGGCTTTAAGCAAGGTCAGAAtaaaatgcatatatatatatatatataaagattcgATCTCATGGATGTTGTTCACCATGACGATTTTCAGAATCCCCTTTATTGTAAAGTCCTGTGGATTTTACATGAACAGGACATTTGCTTTGGTGTATTGGTACATAGTCATATTAAGTAAGGgagcataaatgtaaataaatgtttgcgTCGTCCAGGTGAAGATGATGGAAAGAGCAAGAAAATAGAACTACGTATATTTGTAGTCCGGTTGTCCATTTGGACCAGAAgtttgtcagtgtgtaagtgtgtgtgtgtgcactgtgtgtgtgattactcAGGTTTGTGGAGAAGTACAGTGAACTGGAGAGCAGGGGAGATGTTGATGCGAAGCCAGAGATGCTGCTCGACGAGACGGCGAAGGCTCTCCTTGCCGACGGCGTAGTGCTGAGGAGGAGAGGAGGCGGAGCTGCTGTGAGTCACTGTTATAATGTAGTTGGTAAAgaattaaacacataaaaaatcAATGATGAGTTGGAGGTCCTAAAGCTGAGCTACTCTTAGCGTCCCagtgttaattattttcctagaaAACACAGCGATACACGTGCTAATGATTTAAACTGTCTGATTTATTCTAGAATTAAACGTCACACCTTTTTATCcagttatagttacatttagCATAGTGGACTGTCCACGAAACAAGATAGCTCCTGTTCtaggcatagaagcctttattgtcTCCGCATGTACATTAtgagcacagtggaattcttaaGCACTAGGGCCTGAAAtcttattgactttttttttctgttttaaacacTACAGACTTGTGATGTAAGCGTTAAAACAGTcgtaaaaacagtttaaaaaaagtcttgtagaaaaaaaatgaaccaaTTCTATCAACAGTGTTGTTCCTTTGTTTAGTAGAACGCCACTGATTCAGTAGCatgcttgaatctgattggaTAGAAGCTTGTACGTATTTTTTGTGCAACGGCGTGGCTCGGAAAAAAGTTATTGCTTTTACTCGAGCGACGGGTTAATATTAATGCGCACTTTTTATCGTTATTGTTTCCATACTGAGAGATCATACACAAGGAGCTCTGTATAGTCCAGGACTCTGTAAataagtataagtatatataaatataatatcattTCCATCAAAATATAACAGGCTGTAAAAGTTATTTTGAGAGAGCGAGGCTGGCGAAGGAACATCTGTCAGAA
It encodes the following:
- the LOC113645314 gene encoding nitric oxide synthase, inducible, yielding MGKIIQDNTKELPQAQTNKMKGQRVSRCPMSVQMKNYQNGSSHQDTLYHRAVKNQICKPKMCEGSIMNPKPLVRSSNFSSPSANELLTHAIDFINQYYKSFKISKIDEHLARVNEVANEIDATGTYQLTLEELAYGAKQAWRNAPRCIGRIQWSNLQLFDARKCRTPKEMFHFLCSHLKFATNGGNIRSAITIFPQRTDGQHDFRVWNSLLIRYAGYQMEDGQIIGDPANVEFTEICVQLGWTPKYGAFDVLPLILQANGEDPELFEIPPELVLEVEMEHPQYKWFKDLNLKWNALPAVSGMMLEIGGLEFTACPFNGWYMGTEIGVRNFCDTQRYNILEKVGRLMGLDTHNLSSLWKDEALVAINVAVMHSFQKNKVTITDHHSAAESFMKHMETEVRLRGGCPADWVWLVPPMSGSLTPVFHQEMINYIMSPFYYYQPDPWLTYVWKDETKGLKKRRKISFSALTKAVVFAQILMQSALKKRVPCTILFATETGKSQTFAKKLKSMLSSAFNPRLLCMEDYNFQDLKNERFLMVITSTFGNGDPPGNGESFKKQLMNLNRMQNNMRYCVFGLGSRMYPQFCAFAHTVDNKFSELGAKRVASIGEGDELNGQEEAFSTWACNMFKAACEEFGVKGKLSGSEHLTETWDAQRYRVQPDSSTLDRISALSALNSKTVFPMKLKKRKNLQSAESSRSTLLVELEVDNGKDVLKYVAGDHVGVFPENSNELVMGILKHLPNFPPSNQTIQLEYLPGTGSGGEGWQTDSRLPACSVTQALTYLLDITTPPSQSFLRKLSQLTESNDDRQRLQELASDFKCYSEWKEFRKPNFLEILEEFPSLELSATFLLSQLPLLKPRLYSVSSSPDLYPHELHLTVSVVNYRTQGGKGPIHHGVCSTWFNTLKEGQTVPCFVHGAGGFHLPPDPNTPTILIGAGSGIAPFRSFWQQRFHDMKKTVSQESSMMLVFGCRSSDADHLYKEETSLMKENGTLKSITPAYSRQAGYPKVYVQDVLKKQLSEEVWEALIHKSGHVYVCGSMNMARDVAHAIQEILVNRLGITLSRAGEFLDQLKADKRYHEDIFGA
- the mrps23 gene encoding 28S ribosomal protein S23, mitochondrial, with amino-acid sequence MMAGSRLEKVGTVFSRVRDLMRAGVIKESQKPVWFDVYSAFPPKREPVYVKPARFLRPKTEENVPEIFYKEDQIRAKFYELYGNGPKVFDLTKTSFVSTCQRFVEKYSELESRGDVDAKPEMLLDETAKALLADGVVLRRRGGGAAVAAETHNPVLSMKLTDMLAEQQKDTTSATHTPEEHTHTHTAPTDSSNTL